One window from the genome of Eucalyptus grandis isolate ANBG69807.140 chromosome 7, ASM1654582v1, whole genome shotgun sequence encodes:
- the LOC104455608 gene encoding uncharacterized protein LOC104455608, translating to MAGAFLASVASNLVSKVGEYLIAPIGRQFGYVLCYKSNVKDLKNRVDELKNAKARVQHSVEEARNNGKPIHADVKGWLEKVEEAEKANILLEPGENAKDTCLRWWIPNPMVQHRSGRKVKKMTQVIQGLYDKAQNSNFTKVSYENTPAGIVTTTTSTARSVDRKDVLDLRASIIEDVMKALVDDKVCVIGVHGIGGVGKSKLLEDVEQRVKEEKLFDVVATANISLNPDLKKIQGEIAYALGLNLMNEETAHGRADRLRQRCAKLKVIEPGVLGSLENIEELYMADSFNQWEVEGEAPRRNASLAELKNMKKLSTLHIAIPHSTNFSSDLPFGELKKYRIQIGNIWDWSGEYKESRTLKLKLESDNLLLRHFVQKCLQRTQDLHLHGLQDGEDSIPDLCIFRELKHLHVQNNPSLQYIFPPTEIVQSTAFSNLESLFLENLNNLEKISRNNLDLEFGKLKIMKLDNCGVIKHLFPLSMARVCLQLEEIELSGCHSMKQFVANDEADENRDAVDDDCNVKLSNLQRLTLRNLSVMTSFWIIMDHSNAFFNGQQVSLPRLESLTLSELPKLKEIWNSQFLSNVSSLKFLKVEDCMLLRSIIPSNLLMKLQNLEAITVKRCQLIQEVFNLEGLTANGDVEILSQLAKLTVLFPSLEELTLLSLHGLRRIWHNELPKESFCKLASLTVRDCENLSHIIPSTLIGSFQSLEMIEAVKCTSLETLIEHVPFNTEKSQKCQLLLNIKEVKLWHLPGLIAVGTSNTKATLHLPKLTNISLCCCHSLTYLLTNNVARTCDQLEMVDISDCKKMQEVVAVEEDEEQNLGTVKFSQLRTLKLWSLKSLIRFSSGRCSYEFPSLSNFSILECTQLKAFIQRPPAPSVEMMNEEATGSDEGHISQIRRAASNRIQSRELWENEMSDESIRCLKVLKVKRCHNLLNVIPSSMWKRVLQSMESLTVEKCPRLKNLFTMSMAKSLGQLQYLGLGGCGEMEYIVAREEEKPDEATDKIVIPRLERWTVTKEDVVMMQQDILGNLRELTLECYNDENVALPSNFFLQRFPNLEELRVTSNSFEEIFPETFPEEAFGPRELGNLKQLWLTNLRNLKQVWKDGSFMAEILKQIESLFVWECHRLSIVFPSPTSFQSLRELEVRDCNGLVHMGTCSAVTSLVYLSRLTLAKCGAMEDVVKDDGTGMEEIYFRKLEELILHGLPNLESFSPAGCAFMFPSLVHATVTQCPKMNIFCKGGARTPELDKLFLSDEDGEGHWEGDLNTTIQSLST from the exons ATGGCCGGGGCTTTTTTGGCATCCGTTGCATCAAATCTAGTGTCGAAAGTCGGTGAGTACCTGATTGCTCCCATTGGACGTCAATTTGGGTACGTGTTGTGCTACAAGAGCAATGTCAAAGATCTCAAAAACAGAGTCGATGAGCTAAAGAATGCGAAGGCAAGGGTGCAGCACTCCGTCGAGGAAGCCAGGAATAATGGAAAACCTATACATGCTGATGTCAAGGGTTGGCTGGAGAAGGTAGAGGAGGCGGAAAAAGCGAATATCCTGTTAGAACCTGGCGAAAATGCAAAAGACACTTGCTTACGATGGTGGATTCCGAACCCCATGGTGCAACATCGAAGTGGCAGGAAAGTAAAGAAGATGACACAAGTCATTCAGGGACTTTATGACAAAGCCCAAAACAGTAACTTCACAAAGGTCTCTTATGAGAATACTCCGGCAGGAATTGTCACTACTACCACATCCACTGCAAGATCTGTTGACAGGAAAGATGTCCTGGACTTGAGGGCTTCGATCATAGAGGATGTAATGAAGGCTTTAGTTGATGACAAGGTCTGTGTGATTGGGGTCCATGGAATAGGTGGGGTTGGCAAGTCCAAGCTTTTAGAGGACGTTGAACAGCGAGTCAAGGAAGAGAAGCTATTTGATGTGGTTGCCACAGCAAATATATCACTTAATCCAGATCTAAAAAAAATCCAGGGAGAAATTGCTTATGCATTGGGTCTGAATCTAATGAATGAGGAAACTGCTCATGGGAGAGCGGATCGTTTGCGTCAAAG GTGCGCCAAGCTCAAAGTTATTGAACCTGGTGTGCTTGGAAGCTTGGAAAATATAGAAGAACTGTATATGGCAGACAGTTTTAATCAGTGGGAGGTAGAGGGTGAAGCACCACGAAGAAATGCCAGCCTAGCTGAGTTGAAGAACATGAAAAAGTTGAGCACTTTGCACATTGCCATTCCTCATTCTACCAATTTCTCAAGTGACCTGCCATTTGGGGAACTAAAGAAGTACAGAATCCAAATTGGGAACATTTGGGATTGGTCGGGTGAATACAAAGAATCCAGAACTTTAAAGCTCAAGCTGGAGTCAGACAATCTTCTCCTGAGACACTTTGTGCAGAAATGTTTGCAGAGAACACAAGATCTCCACTTGCATGGATTGCAAGATGGCGAAGATAGCATTCCTGATTTGTGTATCTTTCGAGAATTGAAGCATCTTCATGTACAAAACAACCCCTCCCTTCAGTATATTTTCCCCCCCACAGAGATTGTTCAAAGCACGGCATTTTCAAATTTGGAATCATTGTTTCTTGAGAATCTCAACAACTTGGAGAAGATTTCTCGCAACAATCTTGACCTTGAATTCGGAAAATTAAAGATTATGAAATTGGATAATTGTGGAGTAATCAAACATTTGTTTCCTTTGTCCATGGCGAGAGTGTGCTTACAGCTTGAAGAGATTGAACTAAGCGGATGTCACTCGATGAAGCAATTTGTCGCAAATGACGAGGCTGATGAAAACAGAGATGCAGTGGATGATGATTGCAATGTGAAGTTAAGCAATTTGCAGAGGCTGACATTGCGAAATTTGTCAGTGATGACAAGCTTTTGGATAATCATGGACCATTCAAATGCGTTCTTCAACGGGCAACAG GTTTCATTGCCAAGGCTGGAGTCCCTGACGTTATCTGAACTTCCTAAATTGAAAGAGATATGGAACTCTCAATTTCTGTCAAATGTGAGCAGcctaaaatttctgaaagtagAGGATTGCATGTTGCTCCGGAGCATTATCCCATCAAATTTGCTAATGAAGCTACAGAATTTGGAAGCCATAACCGTTAAAAGATGTCAGTTAATACAAGAAGTATTCAACCTTGAAGGACTGACAGCCAATGGGGATGTCGAGATTCTGTCACAATTGGCCAAACTAACT gttctttttccaagcttggaGGAGTTGACGCTCTTGTCATTGCACGGGTTGAGGAGGATATGGCACAATGAACTCCCTAAAGAATCATTCTGCAAACTAGCATCCCTCACGGTCAGAGATTGTGAAAATCTTTCTCATATTATTCCATCAACTTTGATTGGGAGCTTCCAGAGCCTGGAAATGATTGAGGCGGTCAAGTGTACCTCTTTGGAAACATTAATCGAACATGTTCCTTTCAATACTGAGAAAAGCCAGAAATGTCAGCTTCTCTTAAACATAAAAGAAGTGAAGTTGTGGCACCTGCCAGGGCTGATTGCAGTTGGGACAAGCAACACCAAAGCAACGTTGCATCTTCCTAAACTGACTAATATTAGCTTGTGCTGTTGTCACAGTTTGACATATCTCTTGACAAATAATGTAGCCAGGACTTGTGATCAACTTGAGATGGTAGATATTTCTGATTGCAAAAAGATGCAAGAAGTTGTTGCcgtggaagaagatgaagagcaaaATTTGGGGACAGTGAAGTTCTCTCAATTACGTACATTGAAACTTTGGTCCCTGAAGAGCTTGATTAGATTCAGCTCAGGAAGATGTTCATATGAGTTTCCCTCCCTAAGCAATTTCTCAATTCTGGAGTGCACTCAACTCAAGGCTTTCATACAAAGGCCTCCAGCACCAAGTGTGGAGATGATGAATGAGGAAGCTACCGGTTCTGATGAAG GTCATATTTCCCAAATTAGAAGAGCTGCATCTAACAGAATTCAATCAAGAGAATTGTGGGAGAATGAGATGTCCGATGAGTCCATTCGTTGCTTAAAGGTCCTCAAGGTGAAGCGGTGTCACAACCTTTTGAATGTTATTCCTTCATCCATGTGGAAGAGGGTGCTTCAGTCTATGGAGTCCTTGACGGTTGAGAAGTGCCCACGTCTGAAAAACCTTTTTACAATGTCTATGGCAAAAAGTCTAGGACAACTCCAGTATCTCGGTCTAGGTGGTTGTGGGGAGATGGAGTATATTGttgcaagagaagaagagaaacctGACGAAGCAACCGACAAAATT GTCATTCCACGGTTGGAGCGATGGACAGTGACAAAGGAGGATGTCGTGATGATGCAGCAAGACATATTGGGAAATCTTAGAGAGCTGACTTTGGAATGCTATAATGATGAAAATGTAGCTTTACCCTCCAACTTCTTTCTCCAAAGATTCCCCAACTTAGAAGAGCTTCGAGTGACCAGTAATTCTTTCGAGGAGATATTTCCAGAAACATTTCCAGAAGAGGCGTTTGGACCGAGGGAACTTGGAAATTTGAAGCAACTTTGGCTGACTAACCTGCGTAACCTAAAGCAAGTTTGGAAAGATGGCTCTTTTATGGCTGAAATTCTTAAACAAATTGAATCTCTGTTCGTTTGGGAGTGCCACAGGTTATCAATCGTGTTTCCATCTCCGACTTCGTTCCAGAGCTTGAGGGAATTAGAAGTACGGGATTGCAATGGTTTGGTTCATATGGGGACTTGCTCAGCCGTCACAAGCCTAGTGTACCTTAGCCGGCTAACCCTAGCAAAGTGTGGTGCAATGGAAGACGTAGTAAAAGATGATGGGACTGGAATGGAGGAGATTTATTTCCGCAAGCTGGAAGAGCTGATACTTCATGGTTTACCAAACCTTGAGAGCTTCTCTCCAGCCGGTTGTGCCTTCATGTTCCCATCACTGGTGCACGCTACTGTGACCCAATGCCCCAAGATGAACATATTTTGCAAGGGTGGCGCAAGAACACCAGAATTAGATAAACTATTCCTCTCCGATGAGGATGGTGAAGGGCATTGGGAGGGCGACCTTAATACCACCATCCA